Proteins from a single region of Undibacterium sp. KW1:
- a CDS encoding phosphate/phosphite/phosphonate ABC transporter substrate-binding protein, whose protein sequence is MKKVLSIAACCLAGFTAQVQAQNNYSLYVSEGTSGGLDAAQVIEKYTGLAEVMGKALGKKVTVVVAREFSQLEEGMKAGKMDFVIARPSDYPARGVRDYKYQLVSTSKPDGQCLLIVPNASPLKSIADVKGKRIALPEKISYMSKFCSAELTHNGFNLATEKIQYAKEQGAVLFYLDNLLADVGGIASYSGVAKNLEKTGHRVIHTSQPQPYQPLIAHPKITAAQIQALKKELGLLDETEAGKPTLKQIGIKEFDTGNNEQRLRDLLKWLG, encoded by the coding sequence ATGAAAAAAGTTCTCTCGATTGCAGCTTGCTGCCTGGCTGGTTTTACTGCTCAGGTGCAGGCGCAAAACAACTATAGTCTCTACGTCAGTGAAGGCACATCTGGCGGGCTTGATGCGGCCCAGGTCATAGAAAAATATACTGGCCTGGCAGAAGTCATGGGCAAGGCCCTGGGTAAAAAAGTCACGGTGGTGGTAGCGCGTGAGTTTTCCCAGCTTGAGGAAGGCATGAAAGCCGGCAAGATGGATTTTGTGATTGCCCGGCCCAGTGATTATCCGGCGCGCGGCGTGCGCGACTATAAATATCAACTGGTCTCGACATCCAAGCCTGATGGTCAGTGCCTGCTGATCGTACCCAATGCATCACCATTGAAGAGTATCGCTGACGTGAAGGGCAAACGCATTGCCTTGCCTGAAAAAATTTCTTATATGTCGAAATTCTGTTCGGCAGAATTGACACACAATGGTTTCAACCTGGCGACAGAGAAAATCCAGTATGCCAAAGAACAGGGTGCAGTACTGTTTTACCTGGACAATCTGCTGGCCGATGTTGGTGGCATTGCCTCTTACTCAGGCGTAGCCAAGAACCTTGAAAAAACCGGCCACCGCGTTATCCACACCAGCCAGCCACAACCTTACCAGCCTTTGATTGCCCACCCCAAGATCACGGCAGCGCAAATCCAGGCATTGAAAAAAGAACTTGGGCTACTCGATGAAACCGAAGCAGGCAAACCCACGCTGAAGCAAATCGGTATCAAGGAATTTGATACCGGCAATAATGAACAACGCCTGCGCGATTTGCTGAAGTGGCTGGGCTAA
- the sugE gene encoding quaternary ammonium compound efflux SMR transporter SugE produces the protein MAWILLILAGLFEVVWAFAMKQSEGFTKVVPSIVTIAGMIVSFALLALSMRTLPLGTAYTMWTGIGAVGAFILGIVFFGEQLNFMRICALLLIICGLVFMKMSSPH, from the coding sequence ATGGCTTGGATATTATTGATACTGGCGGGGCTGTTTGAAGTCGTCTGGGCTTTCGCCATGAAGCAGTCTGAAGGTTTCACGAAAGTTGTCCCCTCTATCGTCACCATCGCAGGCATGATAGTCAGCTTTGCCTTGCTGGCCTTATCCATGCGTACCCTGCCATTAGGCACCGCCTATACCATGTGGACAGGCATAGGTGCCGTCGGTGCCTTTATTCTCGGGATCGTCTTCTTTGGAGAGCAACTGAATTTCATGCGCATTTGTGCATTGTTGCTCATCATCTGTGGCCTGGTCTTCATGAAAATGTCTTCACCGCACTAG
- a CDS encoding NAD(P)/FAD-dependent oxidoreductase has protein sequence MTIITKCMMFDAIIIGGSYAGLSAAMQLARARRHVLVIDGGQRRNRFVEYSHGFLGQDGKKASAIASEGKEQLMAYKTVTWVEGQATSVARQDDGFIVTVEGQGNYQARRLILATGVTDDLPAIEGLAERWGRSIFHCPYCHGYEIDNGRIGVLATSPLSYHHAMMLPDWGQVTLFTNLCFEPDAEQLAALQKRGVTIEAAPVSKISGLATVELQDGRQHDMDGLFTMGTIRINSPFATQLACEMTEGPMGTVIRTNEIKATSVPGVFACGDAARMAGNVAMAVADGAMAGVAAHQSMIFEAKAA, from the coding sequence ATGACCATCATCACTAAATGCATGATGTTTGATGCCATCATCATCGGTGGCAGCTATGCCGGGCTTTCTGCCGCCATGCAACTCGCACGCGCCAGGCGGCATGTGCTGGTCATCGATGGTGGGCAGCGCCGTAACCGCTTTGTTGAATACTCACACGGTTTTCTGGGACAAGATGGCAAGAAAGCCAGCGCCATTGCCAGTGAAGGCAAGGAACAGTTGATGGCCTATAAAACCGTCACCTGGGTAGAAGGGCAGGCAACATCGGTAGCTCGTCAGGATGATGGGTTTATCGTAACCGTTGAGGGACAGGGCAATTACCAGGCACGGAGGCTGATACTCGCCACCGGTGTGACAGATGACTTGCCCGCGATTGAAGGCCTGGCAGAACGTTGGGGCCGCAGCATCTTCCACTGCCCATATTGTCACGGCTATGAAATTGATAATGGCCGCATTGGTGTACTGGCTACCAGCCCGCTGTCGTATCACCATGCGATGATGCTGCCAGACTGGGGACAAGTTACGCTGTTCACCAATTTATGCTTTGAGCCAGATGCTGAGCAATTGGCGGCTTTGCAAAAACGTGGCGTCACAATAGAAGCCGCACCTGTGAGCAAAATCAGCGGCCTTGCCACGGTAGAGCTGCAAGACGGCAGGCAACATGACATGGATGGCCTGTTCACCATGGGCACTATTCGCATCAACAGTCCCTTCGCCACACAATTGGCTTGCGAAATGACAGAAGGCCCCATGGGCACGGTTATCCGCACCAATGAGATCAAGGCCACCAGCGTGCCCGGCGTATTCGCCTGTGGTGATGCCGCCCGCATGGCAGGCAATGTGGCAATGGCCGTGGCTGATGGCGCAATGGCAGGAGTGGCAGCTCACCAGTCCATGATCTTTGAGGCCAAGGCGGCATGA
- a CDS encoding helix-turn-helix domain-containing protein, whose protein sequence is MNMPLPMQVFAPAAKKEDARSLSALEQYERRRQVIRAHQRGARKVQIARELGLSYTAVCLIIARYQEQGADAILPHRRGRRSGEGRAMSTEQEEQIQQLIRDNKPRQLQMDFAEWTRPAVAELISKHLGVKIHIRSVTNYLKRWNIVVERAVPSPYLRTQKLMMLDMAEQVKTPVPSMPMMPSIYDPLTQAASHSY, encoded by the coding sequence ATGAATATGCCACTGCCCATGCAAGTATTTGCACCTGCCGCCAAAAAAGAAGATGCCAGAAGTCTGAGCGCGCTGGAACAGTATGAACGCCGCCGCCAGGTCATACGCGCCCACCAGCGCGGTGCCAGAAAAGTCCAGATCGCACGTGAACTGGGGCTTAGCTATACTGCAGTCTGCCTGATTATTGCCCGCTACCAGGAGCAGGGCGCAGATGCCATTCTGCCGCACCGCCGTGGCCGCCGTTCAGGCGAAGGCCGTGCCATGAGTACCGAGCAGGAAGAGCAAATACAACAACTGATACGTGACAACAAACCACGTCAGTTGCAGATGGACTTTGCTGAATGGACACGTCCTGCCGTCGCTGAGCTCATCAGCAAACACCTGGGCGTCAAAATCCATATTCGCTCAGTGACCAACTACCTGAAGCGCTGGAACATCGTGGTAGAAAGGGCAGTACCCAGCCCTTATCTGCGTACGCAAAAGCTGATGATGCTTGACATGGCAGAACAGGTGAAAACCCCGGTTCCATCCATGCCCATGATGCCATCGATTTATGACCCGCTTACCCAGGCTGCATCCCATTCGTATTAA
- a CDS encoding GntR family transcriptional regulator → MTNIKPRQLGAEIFQVSTGSSEPIYRQLIEQLRRLQAGGQITAGDAMPSVRDVASGLGVNPMTVSKAYSMLEAEGLLVRRRGLGMEVAALASGNSALASRLELLRPSLERIALEASQLELDSSAVIALLTSILKGK, encoded by the coding sequence ATGACAAACATAAAGCCGCGCCAGTTGGGCGCAGAGATTTTCCAGGTTTCTACCGGCAGTAGCGAGCCTATCTATCGCCAGTTGATAGAACAATTACGACGTCTGCAGGCGGGTGGGCAAATTACTGCAGGCGATGCCATGCCATCTGTGCGCGATGTCGCCAGCGGGCTGGGAGTTAATCCCATGACAGTATCCAAGGCTTACAGCATGCTCGAAGCCGAGGGTTTGCTGGTGCGTCGCCGTGGCCTGGGGATGGAAGTGGCGGCCCTGGCCAGTGGCAATTCTGCCCTGGCGTCCAGGCTGGAATTATTACGCCCCAGTCTTGAACGTATCGCACTGGAAGCCAGCCAGCTCGAACTTGACTCCAGCGCAGTCATCGCACTCTTGACCAGTATTCTTAAAGGAAAATAA
- a CDS encoding ABC transporter ATP-binding protein, translating into MQVHLNAPVHIQGLSKSFSGQAVLKNLDWQIAPGSIVGLLGRNGAGKSTLIECLLGLRDIDGGKSSLYGEAAGQLSAETRARIAYVPQCSDLFEWLTARQMLAYFQLLYPRWNDSKVQSLMQAWELPYDKAINKLSVGQKQRLSIIRALAHDPELLILDEPVSSLDPAGRREFLRELIDRVIEKQTTIVFSTHILSDLERVAMDVAFLNGGQIVHQQSLDDMMDNTVRVIAAPAVLQELQPTKILRQSTTAKDGDAAEGKMLAQFSHEQLQALQVRRDVRLDKLSLEDLFIEMTL; encoded by the coding sequence ATGCAAGTTCATTTAAATGCACCCGTGCATATCCAGGGATTGAGTAAATCGTTCAGTGGGCAAGCTGTCTTGAAAAATCTGGACTGGCAGATTGCACCGGGCAGTATCGTCGGTCTGTTGGGGCGCAATGGCGCAGGCAAATCGACATTGATAGAATGCCTGCTGGGTTTGCGTGATATCGATGGCGGCAAGTCCAGTCTGTATGGCGAAGCAGCAGGGCAACTCAGTGCAGAGACCCGAGCCCGGATAGCCTATGTGCCACAGTGCAGTGACCTGTTTGAATGGCTGACGGCAAGGCAGATGCTGGCCTACTTCCAGCTACTGTACCCACGCTGGAACGACAGCAAGGTTCAGTCACTGATGCAAGCCTGGGAGCTACCTTATGACAAGGCCATCAACAAACTCTCGGTAGGACAAAAGCAACGCCTGTCCATCATCCGTGCACTGGCCCATGATCCTGAGTTGCTTATCCTGGATGAGCCAGTATCCAGCCTTGACCCCGCAGGCCGCCGTGAATTTTTGCGCGAACTCATAGACCGCGTCATCGAAAAGCAGACGACCATCGTGTTCTCTACTCATATCCTGTCTGATCTGGAAAGGGTAGCGATGGATGTCGCCTTCCTCAATGGCGGACAGATCGTGCACCAGCAATCACTGGACGACATGATGGACAACACCGTGCGCGTCATCGCGGCACCAGCGGTATTGCAAGAATTGCAGCCGACAAAAATATTGCGCCAGTCAACCACTGCCAAAGACGGTGATGCTGCAGAAGGCAAGATGCTGGCGCAGTTCAGCCATGAACAACTGCAGGCATTGCAGGTACGACGCGATGTGCGCCTAGACAAACTGAGCCTGGAAGATTTGTTCATAGAAATGACATTGTGA
- a CDS encoding PilZ domain-containing protein, producing MNPSENRRHQRVQFFLVPLGTHEIRPVWVFNSPKHADALPALLVNLSTGGLQVLTELESEMPPGQYQLSFLPDEAQLDMALGDCQIQLLWTEREAGMHTRSGFAFTTQIPAELQDLLAHEDAAKMFLRCVIMPVSEVRANDLETV from the coding sequence ATGAATCCATCTGAAAACCGTCGCCACCAACGCGTGCAATTCTTCTTAGTTCCCCTCGGTACCCACGAGATACGCCCGGTCTGGGTATTCAACTCCCCCAAGCATGCCGATGCCCTGCCAGCCCTGTTGGTCAATCTCAGCACAGGTGGCCTGCAGGTGCTGACTGAGCTTGAATCCGAAATGCCACCTGGTCAGTATCAACTGAGTTTTTTACCAGATGAAGCCCAACTTGACATGGCACTGGGCGATTGCCAGATACAACTGCTGTGGACAGAGCGGGAAGCTGGCATGCATACCAGATCAGGCTTTGCCTTTACCACGCAGATACCGGCAGAATTGCAGGATTTACTCGCGCATGAGGATGCAGCGAAGATGTTTTTGCGGTGTGTGATTATGCCGGTGAGTGAGGTGAGGGCAAACGATTTGGAGACGGTTTAA
- a CDS encoding YciI family protein — MFILNASYSKNPGEVEPHIKAHGEWVSRYLKEGIFLFAGPKKSGLGGIIAVQSISKERLLQILAEDSYVQADVADYQIIDFDCKATQSTLEALKLA, encoded by the coding sequence ATGTTCATACTCAATGCCAGCTATAGTAAAAACCCTGGCGAAGTAGAGCCACATATCAAAGCCCATGGCGAATGGGTGAGCCGTTACCTGAAGGAAGGTATATTCCTGTTCGCTGGCCCCAAAAAGAGTGGGCTCGGCGGCATCATCGCCGTACAGAGCATCAGCAAGGAAAGGCTCTTGCAAATACTGGCGGAAGATTCATATGTGCAGGCAGATGTCGCGGATTACCAGATCATTGATTTTGATTGCAAGGCGACGCAAAGCACGCTGGAAGCTTTGAAGCTGGCTTGA
- a CDS encoding DsrE family protein, translating to MNQFSNYGRNVAAVLVLLVSSLGQASVMAQTPAPAKAQATQKSKVVFQVSDGESRKWELALNNVKNVIKDLGKENVEVEIVAYGPGIDMFKFETPVASRIEEVMKLGAHVVICENTMRAQKISKSDMLDNLDYVEAGVSQLIRRQQQGYAYIRP from the coding sequence ATGAACCAGTTTTCCAACTATGGCCGTAATGTGGCAGCAGTCCTGGTCCTGTTAGTCAGCAGCCTGGGCCAGGCCAGCGTCATGGCACAAACACCCGCGCCTGCCAAAGCGCAGGCAACACAAAAATCCAAAGTAGTTTTTCAGGTCAGTGATGGCGAAAGCCGCAAATGGGAACTGGCTTTGAATAACGTGAAGAATGTCATCAAAGACCTGGGCAAGGAAAATGTCGAGGTAGAAATCGTCGCCTATGGCCCCGGCATAGACATGTTCAAGTTTGAGACACCCGTAGCAAGCCGCATAGAAGAAGTCATGAAGCTCGGTGCCCATGTCGTGATCTGCGAGAACACCATGCGCGCACAAAAAATCAGCAAATCAGACATGCTCGACAATCTCGATTATGTTGAAGCAGGCGTGTCGCAACTGATCAGGCGGCAGCAGCAGGGCTATGCTTACATCAGGCCGTGA
- a CDS encoding Rrf2 family transcriptional regulator — protein MRKDSKLSSILHVLLHMAHGQRAMTSEELAQYLTTNPVLVRRVLAGLRSRGYVSSDKGHGGGWVISCDLQTVTLRDIYDALGAPTVFAMGNRNDKPECLVEQVVNEALATAFDEAEALLIARLGDVTLADLATEFSRKFNAHSKNKGKGHDHHH, from the coding sequence ATGAGAAAAGACAGTAAACTTTCTTCCATCCTCCACGTGCTATTGCACATGGCGCATGGACAACGGGCCATGACTTCTGAAGAACTGGCACAATACCTGACAACCAATCCGGTGCTGGTCAGGCGTGTGCTGGCGGGCTTGCGCAGCCGTGGCTACGTGAGTTCTGACAAGGGCCATGGTGGCGGCTGGGTGATTTCTTGCGACTTGCAAACAGTGACCTTGCGAGACATCTACGATGCCCTCGGCGCACCTACCGTATTTGCCATGGGCAACCGCAATGACAAGCCTGAATGTCTGGTCGAGCAAGTCGTCAACGAAGCACTCGCAACTGCCTTTGACGAAGCAGAGGCCTTGCTCATCGCCCGTCTGGGTGACGTAACGCTGGCTGATCTGGCGACAGAGTTCAGCCGCAAATTTAATGCACACAGCAAGAACAAGGGAAAAGGCCATGACCATCATCACTAA